The Podarcis muralis chromosome 10, rPodMur119.hap1.1, whole genome shotgun sequence genome includes a region encoding these proteins:
- the KMT2E gene encoding inactive histone-lysine N-methyltransferase 2E isoform X7 has translation MSIVVPLGVDTAETSYLEMAAGSEPESVEASPVVVEKSNSYPHQLYNSSSHHSHSYIGLPYADHNYGARPPPTPPASPPPSVLISKNEVGIYTAPNFDETSSATTISTSEDGSYGTDITRCICGFTHDDGYMICCDKCSVWQHIDCMGIDRQHIPDIYLCERCQPRNLDKERAMLLQRRKRENMSDGDTSATESGDEVPVELYTAFQHTPTTITLTATRVTKVTDKKRKKSGEKEQNIAKCKKAFREGSRKSSRVKGSAPEIDPSESSNFGWETKIKAWMDRYEEANNNQYSEGVQREAQRIALRLGNGDDKKEVITSNSVFKPPVESYIQKNKKILKAAKDLPPDALIIEYRGKFMLREQFEANGYFFKRPYPFVLFYSKFHGLEMCVDARTFGNEARFIRRSCTPNAEVRHAIEDGTIHLYIYSIQNIPKGTEITIAFDFDYGNCKYKVDCACLKENPECPVLKRGSEPTENINTGYDTRRKKGRKERDASKEKETQNQNITLDCEGAATKTKFPDNRQRKLSPLRLSISNNQEPDFIDDIEEKTPISNEVEMESEEQIAERKRKMTREERKMEAILQAFARLEKREKRREQALERISTAKTEIKPECKETQIINETEFVQEPAKEETATKPTPAKVNRTKQRKSFSRSRTHIGQQRRRHRTVSMCSDIQPSSPDVEVSSQHNEPENTALSAEPETETTVPEIVPEPEPPALNKCPTKYPKTKKGTHSLQLTFLDQKDGKGWTQICEHLVSEWLSEKNEKTGKPTDSLSERPLRITTDPEVLATQLNSLPGLTYSPHVYTTPKHYIRFTSPFLSEKRRRKEPVENIGSCKKRWLKQALEEENTTAVDRFNSPSHERSRSPTVNGESRSPLLLNDSCSLSDLTTPLKKRRVYQLSDSAYSETSTPIPSPYATPTHADLSASDPLLFATPPRIKAEDETCRNGYKPIYSPVTPVIPCVHGNAMHFENISSPESSPEVKRRTYNQEGFDRSSSAMLALNPFRNSNLTEMCLQEIKTIGYSSPRNRTDGARQCSGENETASDLQLGLEAIEQSALHKTLDNPCHDRTDASSQLETAHCGRGTVYPTWVKSPDRTGVNFSMNSNLRDLTPSHQLEVGGGFRINESKCLIPDDARGGMFMETPVFCTSEDGLAAGFGRTVSSDSLMDGNCTPQNPPQKKKVTTFKCRF, from the exons ATGAGCATAGTGGTCCCGTTGGGGGTTGACACAGCAGAAACTTCATATTTGGAAATGGCTGCAGGCTCAGA ACCTGAATCTGTAGAAGCTAGCCCTGTGGTAGTTGAGAAGTCAAACAGTTATCCACACCAGCTATATAACAGCAGTTCTCATCATTCACACAGTTATATTGGTTTGCCTTATGCg GACCATAACTATGGTGCTCGCCCTCCTCCAACACCTCCAGCGTCTCCTCCTCCATCAGTTCTTATAAGCAAGAATGAAGTAGGCATATATACTGCTCCAAATTTTGATGAGACCTCCAGTGCTACTACTATCAGCACTTCTGAGGATGGAAGCTATGGAACTGATATAACCAGGTGCATTTGTGGATTTACACATGATGATGGATATATGATCTGTTGTGACAAATGCAG TGTTTGGCAGCACATCGATTGCATGGGGATCGACAGGCAGCATATTCCTGACATATACTTGTGTGAACGTTGTCAACCTAG GAACTTAGATAAAGAGAGGGCAATGTTGCTGCAGCGTAGAAAAAGGGAAAATATGTCAG atggggATACCAGCGCAACAGAAAGTGGCGATGAAGTTCCTGTAGAACTATATACTGCTTTTCAACACACACCAACTACAATTACTCTGACTGCTACACGAGTTACCAAGGTCACAGATAAGAAACGGAAAAAAAGTGGGGAGAAAgaacaaaacattgcaaaatgtaaAAAA GCTTTTCGTGAAGGTTCTAGGAAGTCTTCAAGAGTAAAG GGCTCAGCTCCAGAGATTGATCCTTCTGAGAGTTCCAACTTTGGATGGGAAACTAAAATCAAGGCATGGATGGATCGTTATGAAGAAGCAAACAACAACCAGTACAGCGAAGGTGTTCAAAGAGAGGCACAAAGAATAGCTTTGAGATTAGGAAACGGAGATGACAAAAAAGAAGTGATCACCAGCAACTCAGTCTTCAAACCTCCAGTAGAG aGCTATAttcaaaaaaataagaaaatcctAAAAGCTGCCAAAGACTTGCCTCCAGATGCACTTATTATTGAATATCGAGGAAAGTTCATGCTGAGAGAACAATTTGAAGCTAATGGATATTTCTTTAAGAG GCCATACCCGTttgttctattctattctaaattCCACGGGCTAGAAATGTGTGTAGATGCAAGAACCTTTGGGAATGAAGCTCGATTTATCAGACGTTCTTGTACACCCAATGCTGAG GTTAGACATGCCATTGAAGATGGAACCATTCATCTTTATATCTACTCCATCCAAAACATTCCAAAGGGAACAGAAATAACTATTGCATTCGATTTTGATTATGGAAATTG caaaTACAAAGTGGACTGTGCTTGTTTGAAAGAAAATCCTGAATGCCCAGTACTTAAGCGAGGCTCTGAACCTACAGAAAACATAAATACTGGATATGATACGAGAAGAAAAAAGGgcagaaaagagagagatgctTCAAAAGAAAAGGAGACTCAAAACCAGAACATCACCTTGGATTGTGAAGGAGCAGCCACCAAAACAAAGTTTCCAGACAACAGACAGAGAAAGCTTTCTCCCCTTAGGCTATCAATCTCAAATAATCAG GAGCCAGATTTTATTGATGATATAGAAGAAAAAACTCCTATTAGCAATGAAGTAGAAATGGAATCAGAGGAGCAGAttgcagaaaggaaaaggaagatg ACCAGAGAAGAACGGAAAATGGAAGCCATTCTTCAAGCTTTTGCCAGgctagaaaaaagagaaaaaagaagagagcAGGCTTTGGAAAGAATTAGTACAGCTAAAACTGAAATTAAACCTGAATGCAAAGAAACACAGATCATCAACGAAACAGAATTTGTACAG GAACCAGCAAAAGAGGAAACTGCCACTAAGCCAACCCCTGCCAAAGTCAATAGGACAAAACAGAGAAAAAGTTTCTCTCGGAGCAGAACTCATATCGGACAGCAGCGGAGAAGGCACAGAACTGTTAGCATGTGTTCAGATATTCAACCATCCTCTCCTGATGTGGAAGTTAGTTCACAGCACAATGAGCCTGAAAACACTGCACTTTCAGCTGAGCCTGAAACTGAGACAACTGTTCCTGAAATAGTTCCTGAACCAGAACCCCCAGCACTTAACAAATGCCCTACTAAATATCCTAAAACAAAAAAG GGAACACATTCCTTGCAGCTCACATTCCTTGaccagaaggatgggaagggctGGACACAAATTTGTGAG CACTTGGTGAGTGAGTGGTTAAGTGAGAAGAACGAGAAGACAGGAAAACCGACGGACAGCCTTTCAGAAAGGCCCCTGCGTATAACGACAGATCCTGAGGTTTTGGCTACACAGCTGAATTCTTTGCCCGGTCTCACTTACAGCCCACATGTATATACTACTCCTAAGCACTATATTCGTTTTACATCGCCATTCCTTTCGGAAAAGAGGCGCAGAAAAGAACCTGTGGAAAACATTGGCTCTTGCAAGAAG cGTTGGTTAAAGCAAGCtctggaagaagaaaacacaacAGCTGTAGATAGGTTTAATTCACCATCTCATGAAAGATCTAGAAGTCCCACAGTCAATGGTGAAAGTAGAAGTCCCTTGTTATTAAATGACAGTTGTTCTTTATCAG ACCTGACAACACCGCTAAAAAAACGAAGAGTCTATCAGCTGTCGGATTCTGCCTATTCAGAAACATCTACACCTATTCCTTCTCCATATGCCACACCAACCCATGCTGATCTCTCTGCCTCAGATCCATTGCTGTTTGCAACTCCTCCTAGGATAAAAGCAGAAGATGAAACCTGTAGGAATGGTTATAAGCCCATTTACTCACCTGTTACGCCAGTGATTCCATGTGTACATGGAAATGCAATGCACTTTGAG AATATTTCTTCACCTGAAAGTTCCCCAGAAGTTAAGAGGCGAACGTATAATCAAGAG GGATTTGACCGGTCCTCATCAGCAATGCTAGCACTCAACCCTTTCAGAAATTCCAATCTAACAGAAATGTGCCTGCAAGAAATAAAGACTATTGGATATTCCAGTCCAAGAAATAGGACTGATGGCGCCAGGCAGTGCTCTGGAGAAAACGAAACGGCCTCAGACCTCCAATTGGGACTTGAAGCAATTGAGCAAAGTGCACTGCATAAAACTTTGGACAACCCCTGCCATGATAGGACTGATGCTAGCAGCCAGCTAGAAACTGCTCACTGTGGACGGGGAACAGTTTATCCAACTTGGGTAAAGAGTCCCGACAGGACAGGTGTAAATTTCTCAATGAATTCTAATCTGAGGGACTTAACTCCTTCGCACCAGCTGGAGGTAGGAGGTGGATTCCGAATAAACGAATCAAAGTGCCTGATTCCAGATGATGCCAGAGGCGGCATGTTCATGGAAACACCTGTTTTTTGTACTTCTGAAGATGGACTCGCAGCTGGCTTTGGGAGAACTGTCAGTAGTGACAGCTTGATGGACGGAAATTGCACACCCCAGAATCCTCCACAAAAGAAAAAGGTTACAACCTTTAA GTGTCGCTTCTAG